CGCGGTGTCGATGTCCCGATTTGGCGacctgtctctcccccccaccccgttcAGAAAGGATCAGTTGCACgagacaaacaaaaaaaccaccacccccGATCCCCCGAATCCAGCTGCCTCTCGCATCTAGGGGACGTTCCCACGCGGCTGCGAAGCCAGCCCAGCCACCAAAGCGGAGCGATCCACATCCGCTGCGCCGCCGATTGGCTGTTGCCGCCGCGCCCACTCTCTGCGGCTTCCCCTCGGCAAAGGCGCGCGCGCGCCACCCGGTCGCCGGTTCTGGCCATGtcggcgctgcagcagcagcagcagcagccggttcCGGGCGCCGACCCggctggcctcctcctcctcctgccgcggccggcgctgctgctgctgggtccCGCTGGCTCGGGGCGCTCGGCGCTCTCGTTCCGCGCGGCGCTGCTgggcgcttcctcctcctcctcgcggaCTCGCGCGCTTTTCTTGGCGCCGCGGCCTCTGGAGCGCCTGCCGGCCGGGGGCGCAGACGCAGCCGGAGCCATCcaggtgggtgggcaggtgggcGAGTGGGTAGGTGGGCCagcagcccacccatgaggccagATTGCGGGACCGGATTTAGGGCGCGGTGGGCGGCGACTCCCGCGCAAAGGGCGCTCAGCTGAGGGAgtgagtaacaacaacaaaaatacctaTACAGTATTTATGTGGGTCCCTACTgagataaaaaaaaaagcagctgtaccaaaatgaattattgtgaaaataagaaatattttggggggtgggtgtcaCATTTTGTCCTCATTcaaggtgccactgaaatttgaaaggccGAATGCCGCTGCGCCAGTGGACAAATAtggtaatatggcgccctgagcaaggacaaaaatTGGTGCCCCCCCCATATTATTTTGCATCCCCTCGACTCCGTGCTATGGGGGTTTAAGGTGGTGCAGGTGATCCCCCCCCCGGGGCACGGAGTCGAGgggatgcaaaataataatattggggggggggacatcaaattttgtccttgctcagggcgccatattcatagctgtcaatttttcccttttcttgcgaggaatcctattcaaaataagggaatttccctttaaaaaagggaaaagttgacagctatggccatatTACCAAGgtatgtatttttcgctctataagatgcaccagaccacaagacgcacctagtttttggaggaggaaaacaagaaaaataatattttgaatctcagaagccagaacagcaagagggattgctgcgcagtgaaagcagcaatccctcttgctgttctggcttctgtgatatctgcacagcctgcattcgctccataagacgcacacacatttccccttactttttaggagggaaaaagtgagtcttatagagcaaaaaatacggtaatatgcaAGTGAGGCGACCACTGCCCTGGCCTGTAGTGTGGCTTATTCATTCCTACAAATTGGCCATTAACactcttccctttccttccctagAGAATCCACTTCCTGTACCCGCCATCGTTCCGGGAGctgcttcagctggtggcctcCCTACATGAAACTTTTTCCTGCTCCCTCTCCCTAGTCGTTCTGGATGGCTTGGAGGAATACTTGGGCGGCTGCTCCAGCCCAGCGATGGCAGCTCAGCTTGTGGCCTTGCTGCTGGACACAGCGAACCATTTCAGCCAGAAGCTCCCTGTGGAGTCTGCTGCAGGCTGCAAGCTCGTCGTTTCCATGAGGCTTTCTGGAGAAGCTGGGGAACAAGCAGAGTATTTCTCGGCAATTGAGCGCTACTTCCCAGCCCAGTGCTGGCTGCATCCGAGCACAGAGGAGATTGCTGGTTCAGGTAGGCAGGGCATCACCAAGCTGATTAGAGCACGTCTCTCCCAGCCAGGCACTAAGGACCAAGAATGGCTGGTGAGATTCGATCCACAAGGGGACATGAGGATTTCTCTGCTTCCGTGCGAAGGGGAAGTTGATGGGTGCACAGCTTCAAGGAGCAATCAACCCCCTGAGACTTAAGCCCATCCTTTTCTCGTCTCCCAATCTTAGGCCTCTGGTGGTCCTTAGTTGAGTCATTTTTGTGTTCAGGTAATCAACTACCTCTTACCCAAACACATACATTCACCTCCCAGGTGATAAAATCTTTCTTACTCcagtttgttgtttgtttcttcCCAGCTTTGGGCTGAGAGGTTGCCCTTTTTTGACGAGTAGCAAGTTCTATGCTGTACTATAGAGTCCtttcagcttcccattggctctgCTTACACTGGCTGCACCTCCGATCGCAAACGTGAAATGTACTTTTCTTGCTTTGCCAGTTGCAGAGAAAAGCCCTGGAAGGAAGCCTAAGACTCGGCAAACAGAACACCAAGAGATTAAATcttacacttctgggtttgtttgttttttcgtcttttaaaaacccagttgTACGGTGTGAGGGAAATGGTTTTCAGAGcgtgacctggggggggggggagatgtggaCAGTTGCCTATGGAGTGGGTGAGCAAAAGTGCCTCTTGGATTCTTCCCACTGTCTTACCTTGAGCAAATAAAGAGATCTCTATCCCCCCGTTGACCTATTTTATGTTGGTTACACTACAGCAGAAAGGGAAAGTGGTGTTGTGTTCTTTCACATACAGGTGATTCCCCACTTATGCGGGGCTTACATTCTGAGCATCAGTGCTCATAAGCAAAATGCACATAAGCACGGTAAGTAGTTTCCTGCCCAACAGCTGTTGCAGTGATAGCTCCTGCACACCTTTTTGGAGCCCTTGGAGCATTTTTCCCCCTGGACTTTGgactctggggagggtctccttgtgAGTCACTAGGACTCTCCCACCATTCCAGGTTAGTATTGAATTAGTTATTTCCTGGCAAGGCACATATGTGCAGTTGCGTGCAAGTCAATTGCACACAAGTGGTGGGGTGTTGTCTGTATGTTTGTCATGTTTCATGCTTGCTTCCCAGAATAGTCAAAAGTGTACACAAAGCACATGCTCTTCCTAGCGAGTTGTGACCTAGTGCATGGCACGCATTCAGTGCACCACGATGTGAGAAATCCCTCTTGTGTTCCCCCTGGGTTTGTTTGCTCTTGTAAATGTGCTCCCCTGGGGTAAAATATATCACATGGGGCTTGATTTGGGTACACCGCTCATATTGCTGCCCTGCACTGGTCCCAGTGCCTGTCTTCATGGTGTCAGTGCCACTGTGTTTCAGGGTAGAGCAGCACCATCTGCAGGATCAATTTGCCACATGCTTGCAGCTGCCCGGCCACAAGTCTCCCCACCACCTTCTCTCAACCAAGGTTATTTGTGACTGGTCAGTAGTTATCCCAGTCTAAGATGTCCAGGACCAGTTCCGTTAGGAGTGGCAGCTCCATCACCTCTTTCAAGGCAGCAGGGAACAGCTCCAGGGCGGCATTCACCATGAATCAGTAAGCCACACCACCCAAAATAACTGCCAactagctataataataataatttattatttgtaccccgcccatccggctgggtttccccagccactctgggtggctctcaacagcatattaaaaacacaataaaatatcaaacattaaaaacttccctaaacatggttgccttcagatgtcttctaaaagtcagatagttgtttatttccttgacatctgttgggaaggtgttccacagggcagctgccactaccaagaaggccctctgcctggttccctgtaactttgcctctcgcagtgagggaaccgccagaaggccctcggagctggacctcagcgtctgggctgaacgatgggggtggagatgtttcttcaggtatactgggacaaggctgtttagggctttaaaggtcagcaccaacactttgaattgtgcttggaaacatattgggagccctttcaggaccagtgtgatATGGtttcggcggccactcccagtaaccagtctagctgccacattctgaattagttgtagtttctgggtcaccttcaaaggtagcaggATGCAATGCAAGCTGCAAAAGAAGCCATGTTGGCACATGGCAGGCGCCGTTCGGTGCACTAAAAAGAGCTTGGTTTGGGAGCAAAACTTGTACCACTTGAGCACTGCAAGAATTTGGACTTCAACACAAGGAAGTCGCAGTGTTCCCCTCTCTGCTCCTTATATCTGCTTAGTATGAAAACAATCTCAGCAATATGTAGCATTATGTCCCAATTGCCTGTGCTGTAATGAGTGCATGATGAACTGGAAGGGCATTCTACACCCTGTAATTTCTGATGTGTTTCCAATGGtggtgtgctgggcctgggggtaacccgtgaaacgtggtccaggaccggtccagaatccaaaggttctgctgggagtcagtccgacagagccaaggcaggaaagcaggcaaggacaggtacaggatctcaggcaggatctagcatacagcaatgttgctcccacaacctgtggtggggtctgacagccttttatctttgttggggtagcagccggtcctgatcccccggcgactcacctccctgtttcgcccgaaggcaagcactcctcctgtgagtactcaggtctctccttctctcagaccttagtctctgcagatgatggtgggttactagacccggGAGCCGCCTCAGTCTCCCCTgccccaaccggtagtggagcggctgtaagtgatggcccagctgaaggcaatgaggtaatcgccgcatctggagccagggcaggctcaggcctctaactcggcccagctggtgtttgttgcaggggaacctgtgcagaatgggattcttcaggatcaggccccagacttggttcagatgatgcctgaggcaaaggatctggtgcagactgagtctcctctggttccgagcccgagtcccaggccatcacaggtggCTTGAGCCATTTTGCATCCCACCATGTGCATCACATTgtaaaagtaaaaaggtaaaggacccctggacggttaagtccagacaaaggcgactatggggttgtggtgctcatctcgctttcaggccgagggagtcagtgtttgtccacagacagctttctgggtcatgcagccagcatgactaaactgcttctggcgcaacagggcactgtgacagaaaccagagcgcatggaaacgccatttacctttccaccgcagtggtacctatttatctacttgtactggcatgcttttgaactgctatgtcggcaggagctgggacagagcaacaggagctcaccccgttgtggggatttgaaccgccgaccttctgatcagcaagcccaagaggctcagtggtttagaccacagtgccgccTGTGTCCCATTGTACTGGATCCACAGACACAGGAAGGGGGACTGTTGTAGGTTTCACACCCCTCTTCACCAGATGCAGCCCCATAGCTTTCCCAGAAACAACATGCTGCCTGCGGTGTGCTCCACTTCCTCAACCGACCATTGGATTCAAgccattttcttttctcaaaGGGCCTGCGGTTCTAAAGGCAGTTCTGGCAAAATATTGGGGTGGCCAGGGAAACCTTATTGGAAGGTGAGGCCTGAGCTGCAACAGACCACAGCTGGGCTTAAGCTGCCTGTTTGGACGTGACTCATGAACCAGCCCAAAGCAGAGCCACAGGGGACCATTGCAATGAGCCCCCCAAAAGGATCTCAGGGAAAGGGCCTCCCCTCTCCCAGAAACAAGGGCCTATGCTGGTTCTGTTCTGGAGCTTGCCCAACATCAGCAAGCGGTGGGTTGGTCTCCTGCCACTTTTTGCAAGCTGCGTCCCTGATAACGGTTACAGAGGTGTTTGCTGCCACACTGATAAGCCCTATCACAGCAGCAAGGCCAGGGCTGGGCCTGCTGTGCTGGTGGGCTCTTGTCAGAGGGCGTAAGGGTTGGGCATAACGTTTTTTTGAGTGTTGACAAGCagctgccttcctgcctgcctggtcTAAGCCCCTGATTGCTCTCTCATCTCCCATCAGGTTTACCACAAGGGTAAAAATCCTACCTACGGTGTACAGGGAGGTTTCGGGAGAGGGAGAATGGGGGAAATCAGAAGCTCTACCTTCTTCCAAAACTTCCTGTTATTTGGCAAATTCTTTATTTAGCTTCAGGGCTTGTAGTTAGCCCCCAAcccagttttttgttgttgcaatcctatacacacgtGGGAGCAAATCCTATTGAACCcagtgggtgatatccaactaggGCATGTGCTgaggtagacccattgaaatcaacgagCTGAGGAAACTTGagtctattctgagtatgactaacatcagTGGAACTGTCAGTGATCTGTAGGACAACGGGATGTTTTCAGAGGGGATGGAGAATGGCCTTTCCCTTCTCCTGCCCTACCCTGTTAAGCCCTTCcaggctataaaggtaaagggacccctgaccattaggtccagttgtggccgactctggggttgcggcgctcatctcgctctataggccgagggagccggcgtacagcttccggtcatgtggccagcatgactaagccgcttctggcgaaccagagcagtgcacggaaatgccgtttaccttcccgccagagcagtacctatttatctacttgcactttgatgtactttcgaactgctaggttggcaggagcaaggaccgagcaatgggagctcaccccgtcgcggggattcaaactaccaaccttctgatcggcaagtcctaggctctgtggtttaacccacagcgccacctgcgtcccttccttCCAGGCTAGCTGGAGTCTTTTTCAGGAGCACCCCAGTTGCTGTGAGACTCCACACCCCCACACCTGTATCCTCCTAACTCGGAGGTCTGATTTAGTGCTCGTGAAATGGGGAAAGTAGTTCCGGGCaacaaaggaaagaagagaagggAATGGGGAAAACATTTGGGTGAACGTCAAGATATCATCTTGTTTCCCACAAGGACAAGGGAGTCAGAATGAGCAAAAACactgtttatatatttttatttaaaaaaaacactttggagtatataaagtatataaaaatatatccaGTTTCTGTTTTGATACACAAATTCAAGAGGATAATTACAAAATCTTTGTGGCCATACCTGTGAGAGTTCAGATATTATACAGTCCTCCCAGCACCAGCACCTGATGCTGATCTGTGCCTTCGAAGGATAGTTCGGACACAAGGAAAATAACAGTAATATTCTAAACAGGGCATGTACAGTCCCCACACCTTTCTCTGCCCCACATGCAAGCGCTATGGCAGTAAACAGCTGGCAGAATAGCCATGCAGTTCTCTTTGAGTTTTTGGGTTACTGCGCTTATTCAAGCCAAAATCGAAAGACAGCCCCTTTTAACATTTCAATTGGTATTTTGTTCGCCTAGTTTCGTAAATCCCCAttttcagtgttatttttctagaaaaagaggtgcagggacTCACTgggaacacctccctcgttctcttataatggcaatggcgcccacctgagaggtgccaggactgagctccagctggaaaaaaaaaagccctgcccatTTTACAGAAAGGTAAGCAAAGACCACACAGTGCATTGTAGCAGAAATGAGACTCCTTCATTCTGCACACTCTTCCATGTCGTACCCCCTCAACTCCCAAAAGACACCAGTTCAAACTCATGACATTTGgacatacatatttttgcaataaTTAGGCACATAGTATAATGGGCAAATATGTCTGGCCAAAAAGCTTGGTAGTTAAAGGAACAGAGCAGGGTCAGAGGGGAAGGAGTTTCATCAGAAGAGTGTGGAGTGAGAGAAGGTTAGCTACCTGGCTAGCAAGCAAGTGCCCACAATAGTCCACACCTCAGTCTACAAACACCTCAAGCCTTAAGCCTGCGCTGCTACTTGCAAACCTGATGTGCCACACCAGAACTCTAGGTGTGCTTTTGGCCAAGTCCCTTGTAGAACGCACTTGCCTGGGGGTGAGTACAAATGAAAGAAAGATGCCACAGCACATTTAATGTTAGAAACGACTgcttcaaagggttgttgtgggaacaGCAAGTCTCTTTCGTGGGCCTCCTGCCCCTTCCTCATTCAAAATAGgacggctttttaaaaaagggatccggcaaattcatggaggagagggctatcaagggCTATTAGCCGGGATGGCTATGCGCTACCTCCACAGTTGCGAGGTAGAaatgtttctgaacaccagttgctggaaaccaggggATGGGAGAGTGCTGtggtgctcatgttctgcttcgtCTTCTGCTCAATGGTTTCCTGTTGagacatccagttggccactgtgagaacaggatgctggtctagatgggcctgatccagcagggttcttcttacgtCCTTCATCACCTTTCCGTGCATTTTGCaaacctctcttcctcctccaagaGCGACTTGGGCCCAACTGGAGCTTTGGAGGCCCCACAGCTGTGTCCACTGGCTTCCCCTGGCGTTTTGCTAGAACCAGGAAGGAAGTGGGAGGTGCCAGGCTCCTGGGATAGCATCTCGCTGCCTCAGTTCTCCTGCTGATCACTGCTGCTACGAGCACACAATGTAGGTGGGCAGGAACGGCTGCGGCCCTCCATCACAGAGGTTGGTGTATAAGCTCATCTGGCCAGCGTTGGACTCCACCAGGCTATAGTCGGCAGAGATCCCAGAGTCAGACACCATCTGGTAACTGCTCTTGAGCTCCGGCTCGATGTGGCGATGTTGTGGGGACAGACTCTTTGAGCTGGGGTCAAACACAGTGTACTCGAAGCTAGAAGAGGCCTGGCTGTTGTCTGGCGTCCCTACTCCTGCGTCGAGGGCCGGATCTGTGCCCTCGCTGCTGTTGCTGGCCAGCAAGAGCAGGGACGCATCCCCTCCTAAGCAGCACGGCACCAAGTCTTCATCCAGTATCAGGTAATCATCTTGGGAGACTTCTGGGTTGCGAGGGAATTCCCCCACGCCACGTGCCTTGGGGGGAAGGAGCGGAGGAACGGGAGGGCCATCCACCTTGCGGACATCGCATTCAGACAGGATTTCCACCAAAAACGGCTGCTCCTCCAGGTAAGGAGAGTTCTGGCTCCACCACAGGTAGGTGCTTTGATGCCCCAGCCATAACTGCAAAGAAAGGGGGAATATCAGCATcaaggggtgggaggtggggaaggcCACACCTGGCTCCCTTTTAACTCTGTTTTCAGACACTATATATTTCTCTCTTCTTTACACTCCGTTTATTTACTAAATTCATAAAATTCACCGTATTTTTCATAACATAAGATGCacccagaccataagacgcacctagtttttggaggaggaaaacaagaatcccagaagccagaacagcaagagggatcactgctcagcaatccctcttgctgttctggcttcagcgaatgcaacgcaaagcctcttcagggcagcgggaggaaggctccccctgccctgaagaggcttcacgcggctatcccagaagccagaacagcaagagggatcaccgtgcagcaatccctcttgctgttctggcttctgggatagctgtgcagcctgcatttgctccataagacgcacacacatttccccttacattttaggagggaaaaggtgcgtcttatagagcgaaaaatacggtatacacaaatcgattgtaaaaacaacaactgcaaaacAGTTGACAAAACATAGGACCCTCAGCACCCCAGGCTTTGCAACAGCATAATACAGGAAGCCGAGGGAGAAGTCATATGAAGACAAGGAACTACAGTCAGTGTAATACCTGGAAGTTCCCCTTGTAAATAGTGAAAAGGTCCTTGAATTCACGCTCTGGGGTGGGGATTGCAGGCCAGATCTTCTTCTTCAAAAATCTGGTGGAAGATAATAGGTGAGAACAGACTTTAGTAAGAGTGTGCATAACAATCACAAGTGTTAAAAGTCATTCCCACTCCATCACCACCTTagtccaggggtagtcaacctttttacaCCTACCActca
This portion of the Podarcis raffonei isolate rPodRaf1 chromosome 17, rPodRaf1.pri, whole genome shotgun sequence genome encodes:
- the SWSAP1 gene encoding ATPase SWSAP1 isoform X1; the protein is MSALQQQQQQPVPGADPAGLLLLLPRPALLLLGPAGSGRSALSFRAALLGASSSSSRTRALFLAPRPLERLPAGGADAAGAIQRIHFLYPPSFRELLQLVASLHETFSCSLSLVVLDGLEEYLGGCSSPAMAAQLVALLLDTANHFSQKLPVESAAGCKLVVSMRLSGEAGEQAEYFSAIERYFPAQCWLHPSTEEIAGSGRQGITKLIRARLSQPGTKDQEWLVRFDPQGDMRISLLPCEGEVDGCTASRSNQPPET
- the SWSAP1 gene encoding ATPase SWSAP1 isoform X2, whose protein sequence is MDRGEEKRVEEAEAAFGKLPAVLERPKKETGERPTRRIHFLYPPSFRELLQLVASLHETFSCSLSLVVLDGLEEYLGGCSSPAMAAQLVALLLDTANHFSQKLPVESAAGCKLVVSMRLSGEAGEQAEYFSAIERYFPAQCWLHPSTEEIAGSGRQGITKLIRARLSQPGTKDQEWLVRFDPQGDMRISLLPCEGEVDGCTASRSNQPPET